The nucleotide sequence CTTCTTTATCCATGCTTTAAGTTCAAAGTTCACGACACTAATTTCTTCATTATCATGATATTCCTCCTGCCAGTTCTTTATCGGCTCACTCGAGCGGTCTTTTCCAACGCTGTAGCCACCAGCCCCAGTTCCCCATTGTCTAAACGTTGTAAGTGTCAAAAGCTCTCTTTGAAACTCTCTCAGCATAGTTTTGAACTTCTCTTTATCATACACGGGAGGTAAAGCTTTGCTCCCCTTGACCACTACAGCCTTCAGCATCTTACTTCCCATCACAGCTCCAAAACCACCGTAGCCAGCAGCGTGCATCAGCTTGGTCATTATCGCCGCAAAGCGGACTTTATTCTCTCCTCCTCTACCAATGTACATAACCGTAGGCTCCTTGGGAATTCCTCTAAGCTTCTCCTTCTTTTTGAGTTCTTCATGAATGTCTTTTGTTAGGGTCTTAACGACTTCAACACCATTCATTCCCCAGTATTTGCTTGCATCCCTGATTTCAATTGTATCATCATTGACGAAGAGATAAACTGGCTCTTTCGCTTTTCCTCTGATGATTATTCCATCGTATCCTGAGGCTTTGAGCTCAAGCCCGACTTCACTACTTAAAACGCTCCCAACAACTCCATTACTTTCTGGAGACTTAGATACGACGGCAGTTTTCATTCCGGGGTAATAGCCTGTTAAAGGTCCTGTTAAAATTAGCAGGAGGTTTTCTTCACCAAGAGGATCAACTTTTTCCCATCTATCTCCAAGCTCTCTCCAGAGGATGTAAGTGCCTAATCCCCTCCCACCATAGAACTTCTTCAATATCTCTTCATTAATTTCGACAACCTCTATTTTTTCCCTGCTTAAATCAACATCAATGAGCTTTCCAGTATAGCCGTACATCCTATTCACCTCACAAACTCTTCTCCATACATTTTTCTCGCTAAATCCATGCTCTTCTCAATTGGTTCTTTTGCAAAAGTTCTGTATATTGAGCGGTAGTTGCCCTTGACAAGTGTTAGAGCATCATGACCAGCTTCATGACAGACTTCAACACACTTTGGATTCCCGCCGCATAAGTCGCAGATGACAACACTGCCTTTTCCAGTTGGAATTCTGGGAACTTTTCCAGGGCAAGCTAAAACACAGGCTCCGCACTCTGTGCACTTTTCCTCATCAACGAGAACAGCTCCGGTTTTTTCATCAATGCCTAATGCACCAAAATTGCAGGCGTTCACACAAGGATAATCAGGACACTGGACGCAAGTGTGTGGAACGTTTACACCCGGTAACAGCTCGTAAATCCTTATACGGGAGGCTTCTGGCCATATTATGCCTTCATGCTCTAAAGAACAAGCGACCTCACACAATCTGCAGCCACTGCACTTATCTGGGGTTATAAGAATCCAAATCCTTTCCTCATTTTTTGTTTCTTCTCCCATGGTATACACCTAAAAAGATTTTTATGCTTATGAGGTATATATCCTTTATGCCAATCAAAGCGTTTAAATTAGAATCTGAAAATACATTTATAACTTAAAGAGTGAGGTCATTTCGATGAAAAAAGCTGAAGCAGTACTTTTGGGCATCACTGCAATATGGGGATTCACTTTTCCAGCAATGAAGGTTAGTCTTGACTACATTTCC is from Thermococcus paralvinellae and encodes:
- a CDS encoding 4Fe-4S dicluster domain-containing protein, which produces MGEETKNEERIWILITPDKCSGCRLCEVACSLEHEGIIWPEASRIRIYELLPGVNVPHTCVQCPDYPCVNACNFGALGIDEKTGAVLVDEEKCTECGACVLACPGKVPRIPTGKGSVVICDLCGGNPKCVEVCHEAGHDALTLVKGNYRSIYRTFAKEPIEKSMDLARKMYGEEFVR